In the genome of Stomoxys calcitrans chromosome 4, idStoCalc2.1, whole genome shotgun sequence, the window aagaacaTAAACctgcagatcggtatatatgcagcaatatccaaatctggatcgatctggaccaaattgtaaagagatgtcgaagggcctaacacacctcactgtcacaaatttcagcaaaatcggattataaatgtggcatttatggttctaagacctaaaatcgagaaatcggtatatacggcagctatatcgaaatcgggGCAAacaaaagaaggatgtcgatggccctaacacaactcactgtcccaaatttcagcgaaatcggataataaatgtggtctttatgggtctaagaacttaaatcggcagatcggtctatatggggggtatataaagatatattccgatatagccatcTTTGAACATAATCTGCATAtggaattaaaaaaagaatctgtacaaagtttaagctcaatatttctatttttataccctccaccattggatggtggtatactaatttcgtcattctgtttgtatctctgtttttataccctccaccattgaatagtatactaatttcgtcattatgtttgtaacacctcgaaatatgcgtctaagaccccgtgaggtatatatattcttgaatgtcatgacattttgagtcgatctagccatttccgtccgtccgtctgtctgtcgaaagcacgctacctttcgaaggagtaaagctaggcgcttgaaattttgcacatatactttttattagtgtaggtcgattgggattgtaaatgggccaaatcggtcctctagagggcgcaattctcgtccgattagtttgaaattttgcacgtgatgttttgatgtcacttctaataaatgtgctaagtacggttcaaacctGTCTAAaaccaggtatagctgccaaataaaccgatcttgggtcttgacttcttgagccgctagagggcggaattctcacccgatttggctaaaattttaaatgtgatgttttgttatgacttccaacaactgttctaagtatggtgcaaatcggtgcataacttgatatagctgccatataaacggatctgggatcttgattttctgagcctctagagggcgcaattttcatccgatttacctaaaattttgtaaaacggcttcccccatgactttcaacatacgtgttcaatatggtctgaatcaatttataacttgatacagctcccatataaaccgatctcctgattttgcttcttgagtccctacaaggcgcaaatcttatccgaatggactgaaatataacacaacgacttctacaatgttcagcattcaattgctTGCCTAAAGCATTGTTTtccaaaaaagagatatcgcgcaaagaactcgtctgcgatccatggtggagggtatataagattcgtcccggccgaacttagcatgctcttacttgttaaagagtgtagcgtgtATTCAacagatagatagacggacggaccgacggatagAGAGatggttttagatttttacgacgatcaagaatatatgtactttttagGCTTAGGGAcagatatttcggtgtgttacaaacggaatgacaaaatgaatatacccccttccatTGGTGGTGTGTATTACAAAATGGaggaaatgcattaaaaataaactttttgttttttttgggacactctaatatatattgggtttcccaaaaagtaattgcggatttttcatatagtcggcgttgacaaattttttcacagcttgtgactctgtaattgcattctttcttctctcagttatcagctgttacttttagcttgctttagaaaaaaagtgtaaaaaaagtctatttgattaaaattcattctaagttttattaaaaatgcatttacgttcttttaaaaaatccgcatttactttttgggaaacccaatattTATACTCTGTGGGGTCGTAAAtcaataattcgatgtgttacaaacagagtgactagATTCgaatacccccatcgtatggtggaggttataaaaacacCTTTATaacattaaaaagtttttttttcggatttgtcaatattaaaattaaaatgaataattttttttttcgagtgtCAGAAATGTTTACCTGCTAAATGAACTAACATAATAATGGAGGCATTTTAAAATTGCACTATATATATAACTTCCATACActtttttgttatcaaaatacgATAAGATAATCATATAACCATGCATTAGTACTCTTATTTAGGTTTATAATCTTTGTGTACAAGTAGATGTTGAATTATATGTtagatttttttgatttatttcctGAGGCCACATAATTATCATACttcattcatttttattaaaacttagaacgatAAATTGTACCAAGTTTAAGTATGCAAATCGAACCTATAATGTCTAGCCATACCATAAATAAGGTACCACTTTTAGTAGATAACGGcaatagaatttttatacccacaaccgaagaatggggtatattcattttgtcattacgtttgcaacacatcgttaTATACAGTTCCGACCTTATAAGGTATATCAATTCTTCTGTCCGAACTTACACCACAGTCTtaaaaattagagatattgagctgaaactttgcacagattattttcttgtccttaggcaggtcaagttcgaacgGACTATATCCTCATAAAtcccccatgtagaccgttcTGCGATATAAGGTCTTAGGGCCATTTAGGCCACACTTatcattcgacatccttttggccccgatcggtccagatttggatatagctgatatatattgcccaaaaagtaattgcggatttttcatatagtcggcgttgacaaattttttcacagcttgtgactctgtaattgcattctttcttctgtcagttatcagctgttacttttagcttgctttagaaaaaaagtgtaaaaaaagtatatttgattaaagttcattctatgttttattaaaattggcaatttggcaatttggcccagatcggtacagatttggatatagctaccatattgaccgatctctcgattaaatatcttgtgcccataaaaggcgcatttattgtccgatttcgccttagtttgggacagtgagttgtgttacgcccttcgacatccttcttcaatttggcccagatctgtctagATTTAGATGTGgcgtccatatagaccgatctctgtatttaaggtcttgggcccatcaaaggcgcatgtattgtccgattttgttgaaatttgggacagtgagttgtgttaggtgcctcgacatccttgtttaatttggcctagatcgatccagatttagatgtagttcccatatatatgttcgttcgatttttaaaaattttacaataaaatgctcatttgttaaccgattctctcgaaatttgccaggaagaagtttcttatgactcttaatattagtggtgaatttcatagtaatcggttcagttttagatatagctgccatatatgtatatcgcccgattttcacttttagagcccctgcaagcgcaacattttttgaacattctactaaggaaccgatgcaaacttctcacatatcaagaagtgcagtccgaacggagtgccgcagagcgatacctttttggagagaagtttttacatggcataatagctcacaaatgttgccaccattaggagggaaaaacctcctctgaaaattttttctcaatgcCTCGCCAGCTTTCATAACCAAGCATTAAGCGACATATgaggacatgctaatctctgcgctacggtggcctccgccactgcaagcgcaaaatgccaaaattttgcacaacgcattcctcgacgactaccacaatatctaagaaagtttggtcgaaatctgttcagatttagacatagctcccatatctatgtcagattttgggtaatttgcaataatgtcgtcatttgtcaaccgttgttattacagtttgaacatattttctcaaaatttgatgcgaattattggttgcccaaaaagtaattgcggattttttaaaacaaagtaaatgcatttttaatgaaacttagaatgaactttaatcaaatatacttttttttttacactttttttctaaagcacgctaaaagtaacagctgataactgacagaagaaagaatgcaattacagagtcacaagctgtgaagaaatttgtcaacgccgactatatgaaaaatccgcaattactttttgggcaacccaatacttaataTATTCACTCGCATATGTCCTTTATTGACAATTCgagtatattaaatatattacaatTAAATATAGCCAATACTAAACTGTTCAGTGTTAACATGgggcatcaacaagctctctccTACGAActctatcgttggccaaagccttggcttgattccacgatacttgggttgattccaactctTTTTTCGTGcagcggatccatgtgtttttcgggcGTCCCTTCCCTCGCTGTCCTTGAGGGTTCCATTCTAGGGcatttctcgctatatcatcACGTGGTCGGCGTAGGATATGATCCAACAAAGTCCATTTTATCTTTTGGATTTCTACATTGACaggggaagtgtttgttcttatttgcaattcttcattcggtttggccagaaaattcaaAGTATATGTCTAAGGCTgcgatttatgaaaacttggaCTTTCCGAGTAGTTGCTTGTGTCAGGTTCCAAGTTGTACAACCATATAATCAAATAGATTTTTCATTACTGTTGAAGAtcctgacttttgtattatatgagatctccaaattttgttgagtttaagaaagTCGTCTCTAGCCTAGTTGTACATATCTCTGCCTCTGATCCTTCGTCCTTTGGTATTTTGCTTCCAAGATAGGAAAAGTTGTCAACGACTTCAATGACATGGTCGTTTATAGTAAGAGGTGTCAGATTTGATGTTCATATTCTCATTATTTTGGTCGTTGCTATGTTTCCTTAGTCATACTTTGGCAACATTTTCATTCTATCGTTCCAGTTTCGCCTTTATGTGCTCGAACCGATGCGCAAAGAGGCATATATCATCCGCGTAGACCATGTCTTCAAGGAAGTCGTTAATACCCCAGCAAATGCCATAGGGTGCCTCAACATTAGTTGCTTCTAATACCAagtctaataaaattaaaaatagcgtCGGTGACGGGATgcaaccctgcttcactcctttgTCGATTCCGAAAAGTCTATACTCATTTCCATTGAAACGGACTGAAATTTAAGCATTCCTAAACAGCTCCCAAATTAATGTCAACATTTTTTCAGAAATGCCCTTATTCAACAACGTGCTGGATTTTTTGATATCCCCCCttgggatatcaaaaaataaagtaaatcaaAAACCTCTAGGCTTTTATTACttattatataattttattgtgcaaTTTCATATTGCTCGTAGGTTTCTTATATGCTACTACTGTACACAACATATTCCAGTATCCATGTTTTTTTGTCACATCACAATGAACCACATTGCATTGCAACAAGTTAATTaattaatacaaaaataatttcttatCCTAATTATTTAAAAgctaataaatttcaatttattttatgaaaCAAATACTTAATTGCGTGGCTTCATTCTAATTCGTATGCCATTTCCACTCTTCATTACCAATTCGGCCAAAGGATTGGGTTGAAAACCTTCCACAGGGAGAAATTCGAAATTGCGTAAAAGAGCAGACAAAGAACTTTTCAATTCGAGCATGGCGAATTTTTGGcctgaaaaaagaaaatgaaatagaaaaaaaggaattgattattattttttttaaaattgggaaaacaagtaaataagTGGACAAAAGATGCCATTAATATCACACATATGTCATTATTAAACAAATGTTGTATCCGTCATTATAATTCAGTATTCAGCCAAAGTGTTAACATACATCTTTTCAATTGTCGAACTTGATGTCCAAAAACTAATTTGCGGCAATGttcgaaagttgttgaagataaCGGCTGCTAAGAGTTATCAAATGTTGGTAGAAGCTTACGGTTAACTTGCACCAACTCAAAAAAACTTGTGAACGATGATTTGCATTTTTCAAAAGAGAGATAACAACACAGAAGataaggaaaaaaatttgcagatgaGGTTTTCGAATCATAGGTTAatcaaaattgttataaaatgcGATAATACTGAGACACATCTGCAAGATCgacgaaatcgaaaaaaaaatgaaaagccaGTGCCCCTATACACTCAGAAATGATAAGAGCAATTGTTCGATCTTCTCCTCTCCATCCTCATTCTCAACATGACAGCTTCTCCAGCAAATCATTATGCGAGATTCCCATGTACGCGGCCATATGGCCTATTGGACATTGCCCACTTCTGAGGGTTGCTACATATATTTTTGGCGCAATTAGGGAAATGCAAATATTTGTCATGATTTATAATTGTTCGTGAATGTATTCTCCAGCTGgatttatacacttttgcttgtgctcaaaccaattgtcgaaacaCTTTTTCCACTTCGATTCAGACACctccaaaacatggttattgGCAACGAAAATCGTAGATCATGCATTTTCATATCAACCAACGGAGGATGGTGGTATCCACCATTTtctaccctataaagtgtatataccatcaataactgcgccaagtatggccaaACTCGATTcgcaacctgatatagttccaatataaatgaatgaaattgaattttgcatgacgtgttttgttacgacttccagcaactgtgccaagtacagtgtaaattggttcataacctggtataacatCCATATTGACTTCGTGTGCCTATATAGGGAGCAAGTAttattctatttggctgaaatttagcatgaagtgtaaagtgtaatcggcatgttgtgccctctaaaaactaaaaagtaacctcgaaaaagtaaactttaagttaggaatcccgtgctacttacaaaatccttaattgatgaaatcatgtctggtatagtgttccCACCTAAATATCGGTGTCTTTTAACCGCGAAGGCATGGCAatgtcataggaaatgctccaaagtctcatcatcttccccatatgccctacgcacttgctgcaccgattttgcataagtaagctcatagtcctatatgtcccgttatgatacccaaagtTATGCTGACCTCCTacatacttcctttcagtaatagcctcgtcctctcaagatccggatcaccccataggatattTGCAGTCCTATCGGCATGTAACACTGTTGGCGAAACagtcctaaatgtgacacttccaattaagtaagatcactcctaagtatttgatcttgtcagatgtcgaaatcgttttattgaggaaacgtggtgcgttaaattggtccactttcgtcttccttgtgaacaggcatatttcagtgttctctgggttaacattggaaCCCCTGGGTCTAGACCAGTCATATACCTTATGGAAGACCCTTTCGAACCTGCTGCGTAGCTGGTTTGGATCCATACCCGTaagaagtattgtaacatcgtTGGCATAGCAGacgtgttcaaatccctcctcagtcagcaaatgaagatttgacagcccgaacaatttttcgaaatggcgAGTTGACCAACTTTAGTGGCCTGTCtaaggcgcccggacaacccAGGGACAACCTTAAGAtgttgcacacgatctcgttaTTACCTCAGTTATTCAAAGAggtatctctacccgttctcccacggcatatttttgactagtttttttttaattttctgccACTgcgcaacatttgtgaagtactgtaccatttggtatggtagccatataaaaacttccctacagagaggtgtcgcactgcggcacaccgtttggactcgactataaaaaggaggccccttgtcgttgagcttaaactttaatcgaacaacactcattgatatgttagaagttttcccatgttccataatggaatattcatgggcaaatttgaactatcaaaattggttcttcTCTCTTGGTGGTGAACTTCAGACCCCAAGCACTTGGACTTTAATTTTAAGgccagattcatattctactcttgtTCGTGATCCTCGTGGTCGATCTATTCTATCATGCTCGGTCTAACGCACCTCTCGACCGACGAAAATCACACTTTATTAGACTCTGATACACGGGTGGTATTGTATGGCTTCGAAGCAtgagtacttgcgaaagcagatgaggtaatacttggagtgtttgagagaaaaatcctgaGTAAAATATATGGTCCAATGGAGAGTGCTAATATTCTACTTCACATATCTCCTACTAGTGTCAgaacaatttataaaaattacacttacaacgcaatgcaaatttgcccatgaatattccaccaaggaacagagacaaacttctcacatatcaatgataagggacctccattttatagccgagtccgaacggtgtgtcgTGCGACACCTTAtttttagagaagtttttacatggctgccataccaaatggtacagtacctcccaaatgtcaccagcattaggaggggataagcaccgctgatgttctcgccaggactcgaacccaggtgttcagcgtcataggcggacatgctaacctctggacTATGGTGGCCTCCGACAACGCATCtacattaaattttctttacagtTTAGTAAGCAATGTTGACAGTATAGGGCCACGTTTTCTGTATAAAGACGGAACAATGAAATTAcgtttttttacgaaaaaattacaataattgacttctttttctcatttttttgttttgcaactcAAATAACTTTTGCCCGAAGAATCGGACCTTAGTATATATCGCGGCAAAAATATAGTTTATTTTATCAGCTTTccaaatcatttaaaaaatgtttaatttggtGCAGAAATGTtttcacaaacaacaaaataaaggaCCAACCTctgcgaaaatttaaaaaaattttgttagttcgaacaaaattttgtagagccATCAAATGAGCCCTCAAGCGTTCTAGGGCCCTGAAATGCACATAAGCAGTTTGACACCTCATCTATTAGCGATTCGAAAATAGCAAAAttatttccacttatatctttttCTTCccctcccactgtgcgtcgtttgaactacacatcaaaatattgggttgcccaaaaagtaattgcggatttttcatgtagtcggcgttgacaaattttttcacagcttgtgactctgtaattgtattctttcttctgtcagttatcagttgttacttttagcttgctttagaaaaaaaggtgtaaaaaaagtatatttgattaaagttcattctaagttttattaaaaatgcatttactttcttttaaaaaatccgcaattactttttgggcaacccaatacaatggtTGCATTGGCCATGTTGttgggtcatgttgtcagaatgaatgaagaagctccagcgaagaagttttGTGAAAGTGACCATAGTAGAATACGCAAATGGGGAAGACCGAAACTCCGACGGAGTGACCAAGTGTAGAAAGATATCTCGCAGCTGGGTGCCAGAGATTGGAGAGGGAGCGCAGAAGATGgatgcgctaagttcggccagaggAATAAATGTTCCGTAATGCccaataaaagtaaagtaagtccATACATCTAGGGGGTAGGTCAAAGCTCAGATGCTCATTATAGGTATAGGCATCCATTTATAGGTTTTCGTGATGGAGCTTCCACACACACTCCCACTCACAaaattgattacaaaaatactaTTTTTGATCACTTACCTATGCAATTCCTGGGGCCAGCACTAAAGGCCACAAAACTGAAGGGATGCAAATCTTTGTCGTTTTTGAAAAATCTTGATGGCTTGAATTTCTCTGGTTCGGGGAAATATTTCTCATCACGATGTACCACATAGGATAAAATACTAACACTGCAGCCTTTGGGTACTTTTAATTTACCCACATCCATGTCCTCTTTTACGGAACGCGAATAGAATGGTACCGAGGGATACAAACGTAAAGTCTCTTTGATAACCGCCTCTAAATAAGGCATGGATTCTTTCTCCCTACCCTCCAGAGAGGCAGCTTCTTCGTAAGCCTGCTGCTGCACATCGGCATGTTGTGAGAGCAGATATATGGCAAAACCAATGGCTGAACTAGTTGTATCATGGCCTTCGAACATAAACGTATCGACCTCTTCACGTATTTCCGTATCGCTAAGGGGCAAACCTTCCATTTGCGATATCAGCAACATATCCAAAAAGGCGAAACGCTTTTTGGTGCCTATATCATCGATAGATTTTTCAGCATCTTGCATATTGTGTATCTTGGAATCCTGCAACATTTTACGTCTTAACTTTATGACACGATTGGTTTCACCATGCAAAATTTGCAAGGCAGCCACCATTTGCCGACCCGGTTCGGTGTATTTGAAGAAAACGTTATTTCTTTGCCAAAAGGAAAAGGAGCGTTTGTGTAAAATGTGACATATGCTGAAGAAAAGAGAAAATGCAGTTGTTAAAATTTAACTAGAGATTCTCTTTTCAATTTACTTACTCCTGCACTGCTCTTACATATTCCGATTCACTTTGCATTTGGGCATTTTTCTTTATGCCCATGGCCGTCTCACAGATCACATCCAAGGCAAACAGTGTAATGTAGGGATAGATGTCAAACTCCTTTTCGTTGGCCTTCTCCTGCAAGCGGCGTATCATAATTTTGCAATTCTCTTCCATGGGCTCTTTGAATTCGCTCAATATGCGAAAGTGAAATGCCGGTGTGAGCAGCTTTCTGCGCGAATGCCAAGATTCACCACCATTTGTCAAGAGGCCCGATCCCAACCAGGGCTGTATAACTTTGTAGTTTGATGATTTGTACAACAGGTTGTTGTTGCCCAACAATTGTTTGACATCTTCGGGATCAGTGAAAAACACCAACAAATCTTTGCCAAACCATATGCGAAATGTTGAACCATGCTTCTGTCGTAGCTCCTTCAACCAGGTGAGAATTTCTGAAACACAACAATTTGGTTCAACAAATTTATATACATTTAAAATTAGACAAATCATAGGAGTTTGATAGGAAGCCGAAGGAAAATTTGACATCTGACCGAtgactttggtacaggcacatttAATACTGCAAAGACGCAACGTGAAATCTAGCAATAGATACATAAAATGTGCCCATTAGTGTACACATTCCAACTCCAACtataaaacaagtgaaagcgtgccgggccgaatcttatataccgtccaccatagatcgcatttgtcaagttctttgaattattttttcaataaatatatggcctacatcaagttattggccGATATGGAACGTGCTTGTAAAAGCTGTTAGaaaccataaaaaataaaaaaaatacaattgggagatcggtttatatggcagctatatcaggttatcaaccgatttagaccatagaattggcacagttgctggaactCATACCAAAcgacatatgtaaaatttcaaccaaactggataagaattgcgattcataatctgatgtagctgccatataaaccgctatataagaaaaaaatcttgacttcttgagccactagagggctcaattcataaccgatttggctaaaattgtgcatgaagtggtttgttgtgacttttaacaactgtgctgagtgtagttcaaatcggtctataacctgatatagcttccatttaaattcgatcttgtgtcttgacttcttgactttcatgcaaatgaaattttgcatacagtgttctgttacgacttccaacaagtgtgctaaaaatggtttaaatctgtaGATAACCTGatgcgagggttgccttttatatttcgggattagagaacacaaaaacaaatactaatcatcgaaaatccctttattgtttttcaaaatattccccattaggGTCTGTAaatttttgcatgcgtttgaaccaattgtcgaagcacttttgctactctgattgaggtatctccaaaacatgcaatGTGAgcacatcaaccgcttcttcagttgtcgaaaaacgttgacctctcatttcattttttaaatactggaataaaaagaagtcattcggtgccaagtcaggactatacggatgactcatcaaatcgatgttttgagtgctcaaaaatgcagttgtttaagccgatgtgtgagagctcgcattgtagTGGTTtggagtgatccgtcttcggcggttagttttcctgatttcttagAAGACAACGGGCAAACAAATGATTATGTACCACTTCGCATTGACTGTtgtgcgttgttctagtggtacgattgcgacatgtcaagtttttccgaaaaacccggcgatcatttgcttggaagtgcgagcaacttttgttggatttggctcatcttgaaacgaCCATACGGTCGACTGCGGTTAACTTTCAGGTTCGTACGCGTAAATTAACGATTTGTTACCTGTCACGATGTGTTAAACGTGTTTTGAAGCACCGCGGTCATATTTTTGGAAcgtttctttcgaccaatcgacacgagccttttttgagcgattgacaaattgtgtggaatccaacgcgaacaaatttttttgacggtgaaatgttcatgcaatattgaatgtaagctggtcccactaatacctaaggttgtctcaatctcacgataggtcacatgacgatcttgcaatagcAGTTGGCGCAcggcatcaatggtttttgaaacaacttctgattttggacgaccttcacgaaattcatcttggagtgaactacgacctcggtagaataccatcgataaacactggtcattgatggagcttcattgccaaaaattgaattaagttcatcgatgctcAGATATTAAGTTAATCcaagtcgaaagttgtaaaaaattggcacgaaaattttcacgatttaattccatttttgggcgagatgaatcgttacagttactgtaaacaacacgaATAGCACTCGTATGGCAAAACGTTCTCAAtgcgtataacctcaaaaatgtgaaGCTTTGCGATAgggctgtcagttggcagattgcaacacaagggttgttcaatcccgaaatataaaatgcaGCCGAAATATTCCGGCTGccacataaaacgatctgggatcttgacttcttaggcctctagagagcgcaatttttatccaagttggctgaaattatgcacgaagtgttttattatgacttccaacaaccgtgttaaGTGTGTTCTTaatcggtctttaatctgatataacagctacataaaccgatctgggatcctggcTTCTTATgactctgga includes:
- the LOC106082633 gene encoding probable cytochrome P450 4s3 — its product is MNTLALIAFALWALFMRYLPKIMEFIKLKRWSDSLPGPTVGELIENAKKGQILTWLKELRQKHGSTFRIWFGKDLLVFFTDPEDVKQLLGNNNLLYKSSNYKVIQPWLGSGLLTNGGESWHSRRKLLTPAFHFRILSEFKEPMEENCKIMIRRLQEKANEKEFDIYPYITLFALDVICETAMGIKKNAQMQSESEYVRAVQDICHILHKRSFSFWQRNNVFFKYTEPGRQMVAALQILHGETNRVIKLRRKMLQDSKIHNMQDAEKSIDDIGTKKRFAFLDMLLISQMEGLPLSDTEIREEVDTFMFEGHDTTSSAIGFAIYLLSQHADVQQQAYEEAASLEGREKESMPYLEAVIKETLRLYPSVPFYSRSVKEDMDVGKLKVPKGCSVSILSYVVHRDEKYFPEPEKFKPSRFFKNDKDLHPFSFVAFSAGPRNCIGQKFAMLELKSSLSALLRNFEFLPVEGFQPNPLAELVMKSGNGIRIRMKPRN